In Hydractinia symbiolongicarpus strain clone_291-10 chromosome 15, HSymV2.1, whole genome shotgun sequence, one DNA window encodes the following:
- the LOC130629262 gene encoding putative nuclease HARBI1, whose product MATSKTYAMKNFSMLISFFLSSLGSLVAVFTRNVEYLLSLRRKQQRHLFNAVEDHNAVLRKMQNLKHRVNKTRKRRRWINPGRTDLCWQNLYSGALLEQEWCQNLRMDYPTFMNLVDKICVEVEPAHNSFRIDTLSAEKRTAMVLYYLKDQGSLRMTCNTFGVSLATLSKSLRSVCGAINDILGPELIKFPCTEAELKHAATLFESKFGFPQAIGCVDGTHIPIKRPTENAQEYFCYKMKYIKRPTENAQEYFCYKMKYSLNCQAICDKKGCFIDVEVKWPGSVHDARVFANSSVSKMFVNNRLPPCLQELLPGYTPVPPLLIGDPAYPLLPNVMKEFNSCSSSKELIFNNQLRRARNQIECAFGRLKARWRILNRCLDVELDFAMNLIYSCFVLHNYCEINKVDVHPDLLQVQMMNEERCQNCEHHNQVYRLYTYNSHRGKAVRDSVMEYLHNKMEN is encoded by the exons ATGGCGACGAGCAAAACATATGCTATGAAAAACTTCTCTATgcttatatcattttttttaagttcGCTGGGTTCATTGGTTGCTGTGTTTACGAGAAATGTTGAATATCTACTATCACTTCGTAGGAAACAGCAACGACATCTGTTTAATGCTGTGGAAGATCACAATGCTGTACTAAGAAAAATGCAGAATTTAAAACATAG ggtaaacaaaacacgaaaaagaagaagatggATCAACCCAGGACGTACTGATCTTTGCTGGCAAAATTTATACTCTGGAGCGTTGCTGGAACAGGAATGGTGTCAGAACTTAAGAATGGACTACCCTACATTTATGAATTTAGTTGATAAAATCTGTGTAGAAGTTGAACCGGCACACAATTCATTTCGAATAGACACTCTTTCTGCTGAGAAAAGAACAGCAATGGTCCTATATTACTTGAAGGATCAAGGCTCTTTACGGATGACGTGTAATACATTTGGTGTATCATTAGCCACTCTTTCCAAGTCGTTAAGATCAGTGTGTGGGGCAATTAATGATATTCTTGGTCCAGAGTTAATAAAATTTCCTTGTACAGAGGCTGAACTGAAACATGCTGCAACGCTCTTCGAAAGCAAGTTTGGATTCCCTCAAGCCATCGGTTGTGTTGATGGCACTCATATTCCTATAAAAAGGCCAACTGAAAATGCACAGGAATACTTCTGCTACAAGATGAAGTACATAAAAAGGCCAACTGAAAATGCACAGGAATACTTCTGCTACAAGATGAAGTACTCACTGAATTGTCAAGCTATCTGTGACAAGAAAGGATGCTTTATCGATGTGGAGGTAAAGTGGCCTGGTAGTGTACACGATGCAAGGGTTTTTGCTAACAGTTCAGTTAGCAAAATGTTTGTGAACAACCGTCTTCCACCTTGTTTACAGGAATTATTGCCTGGGTATACACCAGTACCGCCATTACTAATTGGAGACCCAGCATACCCATTGTTGCCTAATGTTATGAAAGAATTTAATTCATGCAGCAGTTCAAAAGAATTGATTTTTAATAACCAATTACGTCGTGCCAGAAATCAAATTGAATGTGCCTTTGGACGGTTAAAAGCAAGATGGAGAATTTTAAATCGGTGTCTCGATGTTGAATTGGATTTTGCAATGAATCTCATTTACTCTTGTTTTGTTCTTCACAATTATTGTGAAATAAATAAGGTTGATGTGCATCCTGACTTGCTCCAAGTACAAATGATGAACGAAGAACGATGTCAAAATTGTGAACATCATAACCAAGTTTATCGGCTATACACGTACAACTCACATCGAGGAAAAGCTGTCAGAGATTCTGTGATGGAATACTTGCACAATAAAATGGAAAATTAA
- the LOC130629263 gene encoding actin-like protein 6A: protein MSGGLYGGDEVGAVVFDVGSHTTRVGYAGEDSPKGEISTTIGVITEQDETMDTDSTTLTPSSRRYHFDPQHVFPISNKDMATPLKDGMIEEWDLFEKLLNHIYKDHIRDKSEAHPVLMSEAPWNVKEKRETLTELMFEKYNIPAFFLCKNAVLSAFANGRSTGLILDSGATHTSAIPVHDGFVLQKGIVRSPVAGDVLTGQCTELLAEWGVELIPSYAIKSKEEVEEEEAPVYTLRNLPKLTHSYKNYMNKMLMQDFQKCVLQVSDSPFIRSELETVPSILYEFPNGYSRQIGVERFRISECLFDTSHINNIKGFENTTLLGAPHVINTSIGMCDIDIRPGLYNSVIVVGGTTLINGFVDRLNRELLQRTPNNMRLKLVSNNQSSERRFSSWIGGSILGSLGSFQQMWVSKQEYDELGKSIIDKKCP, encoded by the exons ATGAGTGGAGGATTGTATGGTGGAG atgAGGTTGGGGCAGTTGTTTTTGATGTTGGTTCTCATACTACTAGAGTTGGTTATGCTGGTGAAGACTCTCCAAAG GGCGAGATTTCTACCACTATTGGTGTCATAACAGAACAAGACGAAACAATGGATACAG ACAGCACAACATTAACACCAAGCTCGCGAAGATATCATTTTGATCCACAACATGTGTTTCCTATCTCCAACAAAGACATGGCCACGCCACTCAAAGATGGCATGATTGAAGAATgggatttgtttgaaaaattgttaaaccacatttataaggaccaTATACGTGACAAATCCGAAGCACATCCAGTGCTGATGTCAGAAGCAccg tggAATGTGAAAGAGAAACGGGAAACACTTACAGAGCTGatgtttgaaaaatataacattCCAGCCTTCTTCCTGTGCAAAAATGCTGTGTTATCAGCATTTGCAAACGGTCGTTCGACCGGTTTGATTTTGGACTCAGGAGCCACACACACAAGTGCCATACCAGTGCACGATGGATTTGTCCTTCAGAAGG GCATTGTTCGTTCTCCAGTAGCTGGTGATGTCTTGACAGGTCAATGTACAGAATTGCTAGCGGAATGGGGTGTGGAATTAATACCTTCGTATGCCATAAAAAGTAAA GAAGAagttgaagaagaagaagctcCAGTTTACACGCTTCGGAATCTACCAAAGTTAActcattcttataaaaattacaTGAACAAA ATGCTAATGcaagattttcaaaaatgtgtgtTGCAAGTATCAGACAGTCCTTTCATTAGAAG TGAATTAGAAACAGTGCCGAGTATTTTATACGAGTTTCCGAACGGTTATAGCCGACAGATAGGCGTGGAGAGATTTCGTATCAGCGAATGTCTGTTCGACACTTCACATATCAACAATATCAAG GGTTTTGAGAACACTACTCTCCTGGGAGCACCACATGTTATCAACACAAGCATTGGAATGTGTGATATCGACATTCGTCCG GGTTTATACAATAGTGTTATTGTGGTCGGAGGAACAACCTTAATAAACGGATTCGTTGACCGACTAAATCGGGAACTTCTTCAAAGGACACCGAAT AACATGCGATTAAAGTTGGTTTCAAACAATCAATCATCTGAGAGAAGATTCAGCTCGTGGATTGGAGGATCAATTCTTGGTTCACTG GGTTCATTTCAACAAATGTGGGTATCGAAACAAGAGTATGACGAATTAGGAAAATCGATCATCGATAAAAAATGTCCCTGA